GCTATTCTCCGGGACTGGGACGCTCTCGCCGACGAGATGGCGAAACTCAAGGCGCTGCTCGACGAGGGCGCCGAGGTCCGACTGGTTTCACAGGGAACCGATCTCACGATGCGAATCGACGATCGCACCGCCGTCAACAGCGCGGCGTCGGTCGCTTACGACTCCCATAACCTCCCCAGCGGCGAGGTCTTTACCGCGCCCTACGGAACTGACGGCGAGGTCGTTTTCGACGTTCCGATGACGCTTCGCGGCGAACCGGTCCGGAACGTCCGCCTCGAGTTCGACGACGGCGAGGTCGTCGACTACGACGCGGAGCAGGGCGGGACGGTGATCGGCGAGATCCTCGACACCGACGAGGGCGCCCGTCGACTCGGCGAACTCGGGATCGGGATGAACCGCGGTATCGACCGCTACACGGACAGTATCCTCTTCGACGAGAAGATGGGCGAGACGGTCCATCTCGCGGTCGGTCGAGCCTACGACGCCTGTCTCCCGGAGGGGGAATCGGGCAACGAGTCGGCCGTCCACGTCGACATGATCACCGACGTCAGCGAGGAGTCCCGACTCGAGATCGACGGCGAGGTGATTCAGCGCAACGGGCAGTTCCGCTGGGAAGACGAATTCGGGAATTAGCTGTTTTTCGTCGACGTTTTGCGCGAACGATTTCCGGAGGCGACGTGAGCGGAAACAGTTGGTGTAGGTCGTGCAGCGAAACGGACGGATCCGCCGAGAGGACGAGTTCGAGGAGTAGTGCGGTTCGGAACGAACGAAGTGAGTGAGAATCGCGGATCGGAACGGCGGGAAGCACGAGCCGCGAGGAGTCGGTCCGCGAACGAAGGCGCTCGAGCCGGTCGAGATCCGTCTTCTCACCGGTACCAGGCCCCTCTTTCCCGTCGTTAGGGTCCTATTAGTACTGTTAACGGTCTCCAGACAGCCGGAGAAGCAACTGCATAATAATGGTACTGACCGGTATTTGTACCGAGTACCGCCATGACCGGTGGCGGAAGTAACCGGTCGGGGCGATCGCTGCACGTCCCCGATTTCCGCTTGTCGGCAGTTGTCTGCCCGCCCCGTCGGAGGCGGAACATATCCGGCGCTCACCGCTTTCCGTGACGTTCACACCCCTGGAGTGCCAACGATGGATATGTACAACCGGCTCCTGGCCGGCGTCGCGATCTACAACGATGGCCACTACCACGCCGCCCACGACGCCTGGGAGGACCACTGGCTCGAACTCGAGTCCGGCACCGACGACGAGCGGCTGCTTCACGGACTCATCCAGTTCACCGCCGCCGTCTACCACGCCCGCGAGCGGAACTGGGTGGGTGCGATCGGGCTGGCCGAGAGTGCCCAAGAGTATCTCGCCGGGCTTCCGACCGACTACCGGGGTCTTCGGCTCGAGCCGGTGAGGGCAGTGCTCGAGGAACTCGCGACCGATCCCGAAGTCGTCGAGCGCCGTTCCCCACCCCGGATCGAACACGGGGGAACCGCGCCGACGCTCGCGGATCTCGATGTCGAAACGACGGCGATCGCGGCGGCCGTTCTCGCGCCGGAGTTCGGATTCGACGCGGAACCGGTCGAGCGCGCGTGGACGTACGCGAGGCGGGATCTCGAGGCCGGCGAGGACGACAGTCGGTTCATCGCGCTGCTGTTCGACTTCGTTCGCGAGGAGCAACACCGAGGAATCATCTACCGCCGGCTGACCGGTCACGTCGACAGGCGACGGGCTCGAGAGGAGGACGTCGAGGGGCTGTTCTGACCGAGTCGGGAGCTACTCCTGCTCCGATTCGTCGGCGTGGTCCGCGGAGTTGTCCCGGGGTTCGTAGCCCAGGACCTCGCGAGCGCGATCGATCGAGTAGTACTTGCGGTCGTTGTCGGAGATGCCGTAAACGATCTCGTAACCGTAGTCGGCGCGGATACAGCGGTCGAACAGGTGCGCACAGTCCCGGTAGGAGAGCCACATCGCCTGGCCGCGCTCGTAGTCGATCGGCGGGTGGCCCTCGGTGAGGTTACCGATGCGAACGCAGACGACCGAGAGGCCGTACTCGTCGTGGTAGTACCGGCCGAGAGACTCGCCGGCGGCCTTCGAGACGCCGTAGAGGTTGCTCGGGCGGGGAAGTTCGGTCCCGTCGAGGAGATAGTCGTCGTGGCTCCGGTACATGTCCGGCGTCCGATCGTCGGTCTCGTAGGCGCCGACGGCGTGGTTCGAGGACGCGAAGACGACCTTCTCGACGTCCGCGGCGGCGGCAGCCTCGAAGACGGTCTGGGCGCCGTCGATGTTGTTCGTCAGGACGCTGTCCCACGGCGCTTCCGGACGCGGATCGCCCGC
This DNA window, taken from Natronococcus sp. CG52, encodes the following:
- a CDS encoding aminopeptidase, which gives rise to MDERIREHAEVLVDWSARVEAGDDVVLSVGLDAHELAVAVAEKLGERGANLLATYSSGEVSRAYLRAHDGDFDESPDHERALLEATDVYLSIGGGRNTSATADVPGETRQAHRSARTEIREARYETRWVSTVHPTRSLAQQANMAYEEYQEFAYDAILRDWDALADEMAKLKALLDEGAEVRLVSQGTDLTMRIDDRTAVNSAASVAYDSHNLPSGEVFTAPYGTDGEVVFDVPMTLRGEPVRNVRLEFDDGEVVDYDAEQGGTVIGEILDTDEGARRLGELGIGMNRGIDRYTDSILFDEKMGETVHLAVGRAYDACLPEGESGNESAVHVDMITDVSEESRLEIDGEVIQRNGQFRWEDEFGN
- a CDS encoding DUF309 domain-containing protein; protein product: MYNRLLAGVAIYNDGHYHAAHDAWEDHWLELESGTDDERLLHGLIQFTAAVYHARERNWVGAIGLAESAQEYLAGLPTDYRGLRLEPVRAVLEELATDPEVVERRSPPRIEHGGTAPTLADLDVETTAIAAAVLAPEFGFDAEPVERAWTYARRDLEAGEDDSRFIALLFDFVREEQHRGIIYRRLTGHVDRRRAREEDVEGLF
- the azf gene encoding NAD-dependent glucose-6-phosphate dehydrogenase Azf, with translation MAQSVLLTGAAGRVGQAILGDLADEHEWRLMDRDPPTDDQPGEFVVGDIINDETVREAMEGIEVVIHLAGDPRPEAPWDSVLTNNIDGAQTVFEAAAAADVEKVVFASSNHAVGAYETDDRTPDMYRSHDDYLLDGTELPRPSNLYGVSKAAGESLGRYYHDEYGLSVVCVRIGNLTEGHPPIDYERGQAMWLSYRDCAHLFDRCIRADYGYEIVYGISDNDRKYYSIDRAREVLGYEPRDNSADHADESEQE